The following are encoded together in the Bradyrhizobium genosp. L genome:
- a CDS encoding L,D-transpeptidase family protein, with translation MQRVTLVAMATMLAVLPAFAENSGAPGTAAAAPPHHAAAPAAAAPAGQPRQATPASTAETRSATALALSHDPTYDQGSAQRIRDAIQHYSDLAARGGWPAIPADAKFAPGVQGANDDLLRKRLIITGDLAADKASGAYDEALAEAVRRFQSRLGLAATGTVTPRTLAALNVPVEKRIKQLEASRERIGQLDFAFGPRYVVVNIPAAFAEAVEDDKVVRRYRVIVGKTEKPSPTVTSEITSVNLNPTWTVPSSITKTEIAAHMRKDPSYLSRMHMDVLDGHDAPIDPQSVDWSGSHAPDVTVRQQSGAWNALGAVKIDMPNAYSVYMHDTNQRNLFSDDYRFDSHGCTRVDNVRDLAAWLLKDQPQWTRSAIDAAVATGQHQDVRMLKKVPVAWIYLTAWMTKDGTVQFRNDIYDQDQQLLEATSEEAAFFNKAAEHPLTAHLAQ, from the coding sequence ATGCAGAGAGTGACACTCGTTGCCATGGCCACGATGCTTGCCGTGCTGCCGGCATTCGCGGAGAACTCCGGCGCCCCCGGGACGGCCGCAGCGGCCCCGCCGCACCATGCCGCCGCCCCGGCCGCGGCTGCGCCGGCAGGCCAGCCGAGGCAGGCCACGCCCGCCTCCACCGCCGAAACACGCTCCGCTACCGCGCTCGCCCTCTCCCATGATCCGACTTACGACCAGGGCAGCGCGCAACGGATACGCGATGCGATCCAGCACTATTCCGATCTCGCGGCCCGCGGCGGATGGCCGGCCATCCCGGCCGACGCGAAGTTCGCGCCGGGCGTCCAGGGTGCCAACGACGATCTCCTGCGCAAGCGCCTGATCATCACCGGCGACCTCGCGGCGGACAAGGCCAGCGGCGCCTATGACGAGGCGCTGGCGGAGGCGGTGAGGCGCTTCCAGTCACGCCTTGGCCTCGCCGCGACCGGCACGGTGACGCCGCGGACGCTGGCGGCGCTCAACGTTCCCGTCGAGAAGCGGATCAAGCAGCTCGAGGCCTCGCGGGAGCGGATCGGCCAGCTCGATTTTGCGTTCGGGCCGCGCTACGTCGTCGTCAACATTCCGGCTGCCTTCGCCGAAGCCGTCGAGGACGACAAAGTGGTGCGGCGCTATCGCGTCATCGTCGGCAAGACCGAGAAGCCCTCCCCGACGGTGACCTCGGAGATCACCAGCGTCAATCTCAACCCGACCTGGACGGTGCCCTCGTCGATCACCAAGACCGAGATCGCGGCGCATATGCGCAAGGACCCGAGCTACCTGTCGCGCATGCACATGGACGTGCTCGATGGCCACGACGCCCCGATCGACCCGCAGTCGGTGGACTGGTCCGGCAGCCACGCGCCCGACGTCACGGTGCGGCAGCAGAGCGGCGCGTGGAACGCGCTCGGCGCGGTGAAGATCGACATGCCGAACGCCTATTCGGTCTACATGCACGACACCAATCAGCGCAATTTGTTCAGCGACGACTATCGCTTCGATTCGCATGGCTGCACGCGGGTCGACAATGTCCGCGATCTCGCGGCGTGGTTGCTCAAGGATCAGCCGCAGTGGACGCGTTCCGCGATCGATGCCGCGGTCGCGACCGGCCAGCATCAGGATGTCAGGATGCTGAAGAAAGTCCCGGTCGCCTGGATCTACCTGACGGCGTGGATGACCAAGGACGGCACGGTTCAATTCCGCAACGACATCTACGACCAGGACCAGCAATTGCTGGAAGCCACCAGCGAGGAAGCAGCCTTCTTCAACAAGGCCGCCGAACATCCGCTGACCGCGCATCTCGCGCAGTAG
- a CDS encoding ABC transporter ATP-binding protein, whose amino-acid sequence MLQSSPNPLLKVENLVVEYAVGNKTVHAVSGVSLEIARGETLGLVGESGCGKSTLGRAVLQLRPAVSGKVLFDGNDLTTMQGEALRRMRRRVQLIFQDPIASLNPRRRIGDIVAEPLVIAGVKDAEERRRRVGEVLSAVGLDPALVSGRLPHEFSGGQCQRICIARSLVLNPEFVICDEPVSALDVSIRAQILNLLEEMKARYGLTLLFIAHDLAVVKAVSDRVAVMYLGRLCEVGPSEQLFARPAHPYTALLIEAIPMPDPDVRPTQSVPTGEPPSPISPPSGCRFRTRCPRADARCASEVPELHSVAAGQFAACHHPLV is encoded by the coding sequence ATGCTGCAGTCGTCTCCCAATCCACTGCTGAAGGTGGAGAATCTCGTCGTCGAATATGCGGTGGGCAACAAGACCGTCCACGCTGTTTCCGGTGTCTCGCTCGAGATCGCCCGCGGCGAAACGCTGGGCCTGGTCGGCGAATCCGGCTGCGGCAAATCCACGCTCGGCCGTGCCGTGCTGCAATTGCGGCCCGCCGTTTCCGGCAAGGTGCTGTTCGACGGCAATGACCTCACCACCATGCAAGGCGAGGCACTGCGCAGGATGCGCCGACGGGTGCAACTGATCTTTCAGGACCCGATCGCCTCGCTCAATCCGCGCCGGCGGATCGGTGATATCGTCGCCGAGCCGCTGGTGATTGCGGGAGTGAAGGATGCCGAAGAACGCCGGCGGCGCGTCGGCGAGGTGCTGTCGGCGGTCGGGCTCGATCCGGCGCTGGTGAGCGGACGACTGCCCCATGAATTTTCCGGCGGCCAGTGCCAGCGCATCTGCATCGCCCGCTCGCTGGTGCTCAATCCGGAATTCGTGATCTGCGACGAGCCGGTGTCCGCGCTCGACGTCTCGATCCGCGCCCAGATCCTCAATCTGCTAGAGGAGATGAAGGCGCGCTACGGGCTGACGCTGCTGTTCATCGCCCACGATCTCGCGGTCGTGAAGGCGGTCAGCGACCGCGTCGCGGTGATGTATCTCGGTCGGCTCTGCGAGGTCGGCCCGTCTGAGCAACTGTTCGCCCGGCCGGCGCATCCCTACACGGCGCTGCTGATCGAGGCGATCCCGATGCCTGATCCGGACGTTCGCCCGACCCAGAGCGTTCCGACCGGCGAGCCGCCGTCACCGATCTCCCCGCCCTCGGGCTGCCGCTTCCGTACCCGCTGCCCGCGAGCGGATGCGCGCTGTGCCAGCGAGGTGCCGGAACTGCACTCCGTCGCGGCGGGCCAGTTCGCGGCATGCCATCATCCTCTGGTTTGA
- a CDS encoding dicarboxylate/amino acid:cation symporter produces MTTIAAEATATRKPLYTSLFVQVLIALLLGIVVGVAAPDFATGLKILSDAFLKLISMIVAPIVFCVVVHGIAGAGDLKKVGRVGVKALAYFEAMTTVALVVGLLLAYLFGPGHGMNIDTSTLDAKALGNYAGNAQKLKGEGIGSFLLNIIPTTSFDALSRNDVLQVLFFAIIFGTSLALVGGEKGEKITSFIDAVSTVLFRAMGLIVRVAPIGVLGAVAYTVGKYGVGSLKQLVSLVALFYVSVAIFVLGVLGSVMALAGVNIFKFLGYLREELTIVLATASSDAVLPQIMRKLEALGVKKSVVGLVIPTGYSFNLDAFSIYLTLAVVFIAQATNTPLSFGDLLLVLGVSLITSKGAHGVPGSAIVILAATLNAVPSIPAIGLVLVLSVDWFIGMARAVGNLIGNCVATVVVAAWEGDLDRDQARRVLEGAETVDVTAG; encoded by the coding sequence ATGACGACCATCGCAGCGGAAGCCACCGCGACACGCAAGCCGCTTTACACGTCGCTGTTCGTGCAGGTGCTGATCGCGCTCCTGCTCGGCATCGTCGTCGGCGTGGCCGCCCCCGATTTCGCCACCGGGCTGAAGATCCTCAGCGACGCCTTCCTGAAGCTGATCTCGATGATCGTGGCCCCGATCGTGTTCTGCGTCGTAGTGCACGGCATCGCAGGCGCCGGCGACCTCAAGAAGGTCGGCCGCGTCGGCGTCAAGGCGCTGGCCTATTTCGAGGCGATGACGACGGTCGCGCTCGTGGTCGGCCTCCTGCTCGCCTATCTGTTCGGGCCCGGCCACGGCATGAACATCGACACCTCGACGCTGGACGCCAAGGCGCTCGGCAACTATGCCGGCAACGCACAGAAGCTGAAGGGCGAAGGCATCGGCAGCTTCCTGCTCAACATCATCCCGACCACCTCGTTCGACGCGCTGTCGCGCAACGACGTGCTGCAGGTGCTGTTCTTCGCGATCATCTTCGGCACCAGCCTGGCGCTGGTCGGCGGCGAGAAGGGCGAGAAGATCACCTCTTTCATCGACGCGGTGTCGACCGTGCTGTTCCGCGCCATGGGCCTGATCGTTCGGGTTGCGCCGATCGGCGTGCTCGGCGCGGTCGCCTATACGGTCGGCAAATACGGCGTCGGTTCGCTGAAGCAACTGGTGTCGCTGGTCGCGCTGTTCTACGTCTCGGTCGCGATCTTCGTGCTCGGCGTGCTCGGCTCCGTGATGGCGCTCGCCGGCGTGAACATCTTCAAGTTTCTCGGCTACCTGCGCGAGGAGCTGACGATCGTGCTGGCGACCGCATCTTCCGACGCGGTGCTGCCGCAGATCATGCGCAAGCTGGAGGCGCTGGGCGTCAAGAAATCGGTGGTCGGCCTCGTGATCCCGACCGGCTACTCCTTCAACCTCGACGCCTTCTCGATCTACCTGACGCTGGCCGTGGTGTTCATCGCCCAGGCGACCAACACGCCGCTGTCGTTCGGCGACCTGCTGCTGGTGCTCGGCGTTTCCCTGATCACCTCGAAGGGTGCCCATGGCGTGCCGGGCTCGGCGATCGTGATCCTGGCGGCGACGCTGAATGCGGTGCCGAGCATTCCCGCGATCGGCCTCGTGCTGGTGCTGTCGGTCGACTGGTTCATCGGTATGGCGCGCGCGGTCGGCAATCTGATCGGCAATTGCGTGGCCACCGTGGTGGTCGCCGCCTGGGAGGGGGATCTCGACCGCGACCAGGCCCGCCGTGTGCTCGAGGGCGCCGAAACGGTGGATGTGACGGCGGGCTGA
- a CDS encoding helix-turn-helix domain-containing protein: protein MNRSAAKKMKQRSAGKPDIELGKRIRLRRVEQKISQAELGDKLGVSFQQVQKYEKGVNRVGAARLQQIATALDVPVTFFYDGDNKAREVESLLFLDSAFSLRLLRAYSKIKDQTVQRQLVSLMESIAANED from the coding sequence ATGAACAGATCAGCAGCAAAGAAGATGAAACAGCGCAGTGCCGGCAAGCCGGACATTGAGTTGGGCAAGCGTATTCGCCTCCGGCGCGTCGAGCAGAAGATCTCGCAGGCCGAACTCGGCGACAAGCTCGGCGTCAGCTTCCAGCAGGTCCAGAAATACGAGAAGGGTGTCAACCGCGTCGGCGCCGCTCGCCTGCAGCAGATCGCAACCGCGCTCGACGTGCCGGTCACCTTCTTCTACGACGGCGACAACAAGGCCCGCGAGGTCGAGAGCCTGCTGTTCCTCGACAGCGCATTCAGCCTGCGGTTGCTGCGCGCCTACAGCAAGATCAAGGATCAGACCGTGCAACGTCAGCTGGTGTCGCTGATGGAATCGATCGCCGCCAACGAAGACTGA
- a CDS encoding ABC transporter permease → MLFFVARRLVYLVPVLIAVSVLTFAIASLLPGDLAYVILGDQATPENVAALRHDMGLDQPVWLRYFGWLWHILQGDFGRSFRTGQTVLQAVSERIPVSFELMIFAELIGLAIGVPLAIACAAKAGSAFDRFMTGTAFGMLSVPTFLSAILLIYLFAVQLGLLPATGYVPFTEEPLANLRFMVLPALTLGLAEWPGIMRVLRSDMIAALQEDYIALAKAKGLKPSRILFVHALKPSSLTLVTITGINIGRLIGGAVIVESIFALPGIGRLLVGAIYTRDLIILQGVVLLVAAGFVIMNFIVDLLYAVLDPRIRHGHA, encoded by the coding sequence ATGCTGTTCTTCGTCGCGCGCAGGCTCGTGTATCTCGTGCCGGTGCTGATCGCCGTCTCGGTCCTGACCTTTGCGATCGCGTCCCTGCTGCCGGGCGATCTTGCCTATGTGATCCTCGGCGACCAGGCGACGCCGGAGAACGTCGCGGCGCTGCGCCACGATATGGGGCTCGATCAACCGGTGTGGCTGCGCTATTTCGGCTGGCTCTGGCACATCCTGCAGGGTGATTTCGGCCGCTCGTTCCGCACCGGGCAGACCGTGCTGCAGGCGGTCAGCGAGCGCATCCCGGTGTCGTTCGAGCTGATGATCTTCGCCGAGTTGATAGGGCTTGCGATCGGCGTGCCGCTGGCGATCGCCTGCGCGGCCAAGGCCGGCAGCGCGTTCGATCGCTTCATGACCGGCACGGCGTTCGGCATGCTGTCGGTGCCGACCTTCCTGTCCGCAATCCTCTTGATCTATCTGTTCGCGGTGCAGCTCGGCCTGTTGCCGGCGACCGGCTACGTGCCGTTCACCGAGGAGCCGCTCGCCAATCTGCGCTTCATGGTGCTGCCGGCGCTGACGTTGGGTCTCGCGGAATGGCCGGGCATCATGCGCGTGCTGCGCTCCGACATGATCGCGGCACTTCAGGAGGACTACATCGCGCTCGCCAAGGCCAAGGGCCTGAAGCCGTCGCGTATCCTGTTCGTGCATGCGCTGAAGCCGTCGTCGCTGACGCTCGTCACCATCACCGGCATCAATATCGGCCGCTTGATCGGCGGCGCGGTCATCGTCGAATCGATCTTCGCCCTGCCGGGGATCGGCCGCCTGCTGGTCGGCGCGATCTACACCCGCGACCTCATCATCCTGCAGGGCGTGGTGCTGCTGGTCGCGGCCGGCTTCGTGATCATGAACTTCATCGTCGACCTGCTCTATGCCGTGCTCGACCCGAGGATCCGCCATGGCCACGCTTGA
- a CDS encoding ABC transporter permease — protein sequence MATLELDVAEVTVAPTRRSRRLGLLFWFAIGWVTLVFAVAILADVLPLPSPTDMDMLERRGPISAEHWLGTDGLGRDELSRLVYGARISLIVGLCAPVIGLVFGGALGMLAGYFRGRFESLIVGGMDVLLAFPPLILALAVTAYLGQSIFNLTCILGVLGIPAFMRVARAATLTLARREFVIAAQALGASHARILLRELLPNVLLPLLAFFLLAVAVIIVAEGSLSFLGLGVPPPISSWGSMIGEGRESLDVAPMLAFLPAIAMFLTVLAFNLIGDTARALTDPRQGAL from the coding sequence ATGGCCACGCTTGAGCTCGACGTTGCGGAGGTCACGGTGGCACCGACCCGGCGTTCGCGCCGGCTCGGGCTGCTGTTCTGGTTTGCGATCGGCTGGGTGACGCTGGTGTTCGCGGTTGCGATCCTTGCCGACGTGCTGCCGCTGCCGAGCCCGACCGACATGGACATGCTGGAGCGCCGCGGCCCCATCTCGGCCGAGCACTGGCTCGGCACCGACGGTCTTGGCCGTGACGAGCTGTCGCGGCTGGTCTATGGGGCGCGGATCTCGCTGATCGTCGGCCTCTGCGCGCCTGTCATCGGGCTGGTGTTCGGCGGCGCGCTCGGCATGCTCGCGGGCTATTTCCGCGGCCGCTTCGAATCCCTCATCGTCGGCGGCATGGACGTGCTGCTGGCGTTTCCGCCGCTGATCCTCGCGCTGGCGGTGACCGCTTATCTTGGCCAGTCGATCTTCAACCTGACCTGCATTCTCGGCGTGCTCGGCATTCCCGCCTTCATGCGGGTGGCGCGTGCCGCGACATTGACGCTGGCGCGCCGCGAATTCGTGATCGCGGCACAGGCGCTCGGGGCCAGTCATGCCCGCATCCTGCTGCGCGAATTGCTGCCGAACGTGCTGCTGCCGCTGCTGGCGTTCTTCCTGCTGGCGGTGGCCGTCATCATCGTCGCCGAAGGCTCGCTGTCGTTTCTCGGCCTCGGCGTGCCGCCGCCGATCTCGAGCTGGGGCAGCATGATCGGGGAGGGACGTGAAAGCCTCGACGTCGCCCCGATGCTCGCCTTCCTGCCCGCGATCGCGATGTTCCTGACCGTACTGGCGTTCAATCTGATCGGCGACACGGCGCGCGCCCTCACCGACCCAAGGCAGGGCGCGTTGTGA
- a CDS encoding alcohol dehydrogenase encodes MKSFQVVDFNAPLQEVDHPTPQPSGSQVLIKVKAAGVCHSDLHIWEGGYDLGHGRKPLSLKDRGVSLPRTMGHETVGEVVAFGPDVKDADKGDLKVGDVALAYPWLGCGKCPTCLGGDENMCAVKPNALGVYCDGGYADHMTVPHPKYLLNLKGLDPVTAAPYACSGVTTYSALKKVEKDFDTPIVIFGAGGLGLMALSLLKAMGGKGAIVVDIDARKREAAEAAGALATVDGKAPDALEQLIKKAGQPIRAVIDLVGNAQSSQLGFDCLTKGGKLVIVGLFGGGAPWALPLIPIKAVTIQGSYVGNLRETQELLDLVRAKKIPAIPVTPMPLAKANEALTNLQKGQLVGRAVLTP; translated from the coding sequence ATGAAGAGCTTTCAGGTCGTCGATTTCAACGCGCCGCTGCAGGAAGTCGATCATCCGACGCCGCAACCGTCGGGCAGCCAGGTGCTGATCAAGGTCAAGGCCGCCGGCGTCTGCCATAGCGACCTGCACATCTGGGAGGGCGGCTACGATCTCGGCCACGGCCGCAAGCCGCTGTCGCTGAAGGATCGCGGCGTCTCGCTGCCGCGCACGATGGGGCATGAGACGGTCGGCGAGGTCGTGGCGTTCGGGCCCGACGTGAAGGATGCCGACAAAGGCGATCTCAAGGTCGGCGACGTCGCGCTGGCCTATCCCTGGCTCGGCTGCGGCAAATGCCCGACCTGCCTCGGCGGCGACGAGAACATGTGCGCGGTCAAGCCGAATGCACTCGGCGTCTATTGCGACGGCGGCTACGCCGATCACATGACGGTGCCGCATCCGAAGTATCTGTTGAACCTGAAGGGGCTCGATCCCGTCACCGCTGCGCCCTATGCCTGTTCCGGCGTCACGACCTATAGCGCGCTGAAGAAGGTGGAGAAGGATTTCGACACCCCGATCGTGATCTTCGGTGCCGGCGGCCTCGGCCTGATGGCGCTGTCGCTGCTGAAAGCGATGGGCGGCAAGGGCGCCATCGTCGTCGATATCGATGCCCGGAAGCGCGAGGCGGCCGAGGCTGCCGGCGCGCTTGCGACCGTCGACGGCAAGGCGCCCGACGCGCTGGAGCAGCTGATCAAGAAGGCCGGCCAGCCGATCCGCGCCGTAATCGACCTGGTCGGCAACGCCCAGAGCTCGCAGCTCGGGTTCGATTGCCTGACCAAGGGCGGCAAGCTGGTGATCGTCGGCCTGTTCGGCGGCGGCGCGCCCTGGGCGCTGCCGCTGATCCCGATCAAGGCGGTCACGATCCAGGGCAGCTATGTCGGCAATTTGCGCGAGACGCAGGAGTTGCTCGATCTGGTGCGCGCGAAGAAGATCCCGGCGATCCCGGTGACGCCGATGCCGCTTGCCAAGGCCAACGAGGCGCTGACCAATCTGCAGAAGGGCCAGCTCGTCGGCCGCGCCGTGCTGACGCCGTAA
- a CDS encoding ABC transporter substrate-binding protein, producing the protein MKRNGRAHAVARLFLVAGFVAAASATPASAQKQGGTLNVGLELDIPGFDPLKVGVFDTAALTAASAIFDTLTYLDDKGEPQPKLALSWTHSDDFKTWTFKLRPGVKFHDGTPFNAEAYKANFDRQKDPANKCRCAFYIAAVKDVQATDELTLVVHLSDPALNYPALVSYPNQNAAVQSPTAWKTKGDDYNRNPVGTGPYVLKSWTAGDRMVLEKNPDYWDKDKVYFDRITLKPLPDAQSRFASLQSGEVDLIWDDEADSDNIKKAQKDSKLTVHTYTGSGASVYAFNTKTPPFDDVRVRQALVMALDRKKWSQATAGGLARPASNPYGDGSWVKCKDDGALPEDPEKAKALIKDYGKPVEFKMLVTATPRGRTSGQVLQQFWKRIGANMEIEQVDQATIPPRAFMRQFQLTPWRIVDLADPDPQMYANFHTGSPVALANYSNPELDKLLEHARTTADTAQRIEDYCAISRLINKEAIWFWTYQNTYYAISSAKVKGLPNMYSGMIDVSRTWKD; encoded by the coding sequence ATGAAGCGGAACGGCCGCGCGCATGCGGTTGCGCGTTTATTTCTTGTCGCGGGATTTGTTGCGGCAGCGTCAGCAACGCCTGCCAGCGCGCAGAAGCAGGGCGGCACGCTCAATGTCGGTCTCGAGCTCGACATCCCCGGTTTTGATCCGCTGAAGGTCGGCGTGTTCGACACTGCGGCGCTGACCGCGGCATCGGCGATTTTCGACACGCTCACCTATCTCGACGACAAGGGCGAGCCGCAGCCGAAGCTTGCGCTGTCCTGGACCCACTCGGATGATTTCAAGACCTGGACTTTCAAGCTGCGTCCGGGCGTGAAATTCCACGACGGCACGCCGTTCAATGCCGAAGCCTACAAGGCGAATTTCGATCGGCAGAAGGATCCCGCCAACAAGTGCCGCTGTGCCTTCTACATCGCTGCCGTCAAGGACGTGCAGGCGACCGACGAACTGACGCTGGTCGTCCACCTCAGCGACCCCGCGCTGAACTATCCGGCACTGGTATCGTACCCCAACCAGAACGCCGCGGTGCAGTCGCCGACGGCCTGGAAGACCAAGGGCGACGACTACAATCGCAATCCGGTCGGCACCGGACCCTACGTTCTCAAATCGTGGACCGCCGGCGACCGCATGGTGCTGGAGAAGAACCCGGATTACTGGGACAAGGACAAGGTCTATTTCGACCGCATCACCTTGAAGCCGCTGCCCGACGCGCAGTCGCGCTTTGCCAGCCTGCAATCCGGCGAGGTCGACCTGATCTGGGATGACGAAGCCGATTCCGACAACATCAAGAAGGCGCAAAAGGACTCCAAGCTCACCGTGCACACCTACACCGGTTCGGGCGCGTCGGTTTATGCCTTCAACACCAAGACCCCGCCGTTCGACGATGTGCGCGTGCGGCAGGCGCTGGTGATGGCGCTCGATCGCAAGAAGTGGTCGCAGGCCACCGCCGGCGGGCTGGCGCGTCCCGCCAGCAATCCTTACGGCGACGGTTCCTGGGTCAAGTGCAAGGACGACGGCGCGTTGCCAGAGGATCCCGAGAAGGCGAAGGCACTGATCAAGGATTACGGCAAGCCCGTCGAGTTCAAGATGCTGGTCACGGCGACGCCGCGCGGCCGCACCAGCGGACAGGTGCTGCAGCAATTCTGGAAGCGCATCGGTGCCAACATGGAGATCGAGCAGGTCGATCAGGCCACCATTCCGCCGCGCGCCTTCATGCGCCAGTTCCAGCTGACGCCGTGGCGCATCGTCGATCTCGCCGATCCCGATCCGCAGATGTACGCCAATTTCCACACCGGCAGCCCGGTCGCACTGGCCAATTACTCAAATCCGGAGCTCGACAAGCTGCTTGAGCACGCCCGCACCACGGCGGACACCGCCCAGCGCATCGAGGACTATTGCGCGATCAGCCGCCTGATCAACAAGGAGGCGATCTGGTTCTGGACCTATCAAAACACCTACTACGCGATATCGAGCGCGAAGGTGAAAGGCCTGCCCAACATGTACAGCGGAATGATCGACGTCTCGCGCACCTGGAAGGACTAG
- a CDS encoding ABC transporter ATP-binding protein — protein sequence MSGALLSVEDAVVDLPTPRGNLRAVDHVDLSVDAGRTLGIVGESGCGKTMLSRAILQLLPKKAKPSGRVMFDGQDLLKLPAEKLRKLRGRSLAVVFQDPMTSLNPVLTIGTQLIETIQEHLALDLAKARQRSIELLAAVGIPAPEQRLAQYPHQLSGGMRQRVAIAIALSCEPKLLIADEPTTALDVTIQAQILDLLAREQQRRHMAMIIITHDLGVVAGRTDEVAVMYAGRVVERATTPVLFKEMRMPYTEALLAALPRLDAAPHTPLPAISGRPPDPTRPLRGCSFAPRCRYAAGRCSTEKPSLSAAATPGHLYACFHPIENGGRLGA from the coding sequence GTGAGCGGCGCCTTGCTCTCGGTGGAAGACGCCGTGGTCGACTTGCCGACCCCGCGCGGCAATCTGCGCGCCGTCGATCACGTCGATCTCTCCGTCGACGCGGGCCGGACGCTCGGCATCGTCGGCGAATCCGGCTGCGGCAAGACCATGCTGTCGCGGGCGATCCTGCAATTGCTGCCGAAGAAGGCGAAGCCATCCGGTCGGGTGATGTTCGACGGGCAGGATCTGTTGAAACTGCCGGCGGAGAAATTACGCAAGCTGCGCGGCCGCTCGCTGGCGGTGGTGTTCCAGGACCCGATGACCTCGCTCAATCCGGTGCTGACCATCGGTACCCAGCTGATCGAGACCATTCAGGAACATCTCGCGCTCGATCTCGCGAAGGCGAGGCAGCGCAGCATCGAGCTGCTCGCTGCCGTCGGCATTCCGGCGCCGGAGCAGCGTCTCGCGCAATATCCGCATCAGCTCTCCGGCGGCATGCGCCAACGCGTGGCGATCGCGATCGCCCTGTCCTGCGAGCCGAAGCTCCTGATCGCGGACGAGCCGACCACGGCGCTCGATGTCACGATCCAGGCCCAGATCCTCGATCTCCTGGCGCGCGAACAGCAGCGCCGCCACATGGCGATGATCATCATCACCCATGATCTCGGCGTCGTCGCCGGCCGCACCGACGAGGTCGCGGTGATGTATGCCGGCCGCGTGGTCGAGCGCGCGACGACGCCTGTGCTGTTCAAAGAGATGCGGATGCCCTACACCGAGGCGCTGCTTGCAGCGCTTCCGCGGCTCGACGCCGCGCCACATACGCCACTGCCCGCGATCTCCGGCCGCCCGCCCGATCCGACCCGGCCGCTGAGGGGCTGCTCGTTCGCGCCGCGTTGCCGCTATGCCGCCGGCCGCTGCAGCACCGAGAAGCCATCGTTGAGCGCGGCGGCGACGCCGGGGCATCTCTATGCCTGCTTCCACCCGATCGAGAACGGCGGGAGGCTCGGCGCTTGA
- a CDS encoding isocitrate/isopropylmalate dehydrogenase family protein, whose translation MSANNAFHIAVLGGDGIGPEVMAPALEVLRKIEASTDLRFRFTEAPAGANNYRETGKSMPESTVRLCDEADAILLGACGLPSVRYPDNTEIMPQVELRFHFDLYAGVRPARLIPGVPSPIVGADQKGIDLVVIRESTEGLFASMGKGVVTDSEARETLVITRKTSERLFEFSFRLAERRKARGRVGGGLTCVDKANVFKAFAFFREMFDDAAKHHPGVKTDRLYVDACSALLVKRPWDFDVMVMENMFGDILSDMTAGLIGGMGMAPSADIGDRHAVFQPCHGTAPDIMGQGKANPTAMILSAAMMLDWLADKHGVESATEAAERIERAVDKAYADGIKPMEFGGSNGTADVTKAVLAAL comes from the coding sequence ATGTCCGCCAACAATGCATTCCACATCGCCGTGCTCGGCGGCGACGGTATCGGCCCTGAGGTGATGGCGCCTGCGCTCGAAGTGCTGCGCAAGATCGAGGCGTCGACCGACCTCCGATTCCGCTTCACCGAGGCACCGGCCGGCGCCAACAATTACAGGGAGACCGGCAAGTCGATGCCGGAATCGACCGTGCGGTTGTGCGACGAGGCGGACGCGATCCTGCTCGGCGCCTGCGGTCTGCCGTCGGTGCGCTACCCCGACAACACCGAGATCATGCCGCAAGTCGAGCTGCGCTTTCATTTCGATCTTTATGCCGGCGTGCGTCCGGCACGGCTGATCCCGGGCGTGCCGAGTCCGATCGTCGGCGCCGACCAGAAGGGCATCGACCTCGTCGTGATCAGGGAATCCACCGAAGGCCTGTTCGCCTCGATGGGCAAGGGCGTGGTCACCGACAGCGAGGCGCGCGAGACGCTGGTGATCACGCGCAAGACCTCGGAGCGGCTGTTCGAATTCTCCTTCCGCCTCGCCGAGCGGCGCAAGGCGCGCGGCCGCGTCGGCGGCGGATTGACCTGCGTCGACAAGGCGAATGTGTTCAAGGCGTTTGCATTCTTCCGCGAGATGTTCGACGACGCGGCCAAGCATCATCCCGGCGTCAAGACCGATCGTCTCTACGTCGATGCGTGCTCGGCGCTGCTGGTCAAGCGCCCCTGGGATTTCGACGTCATGGTGATGGAGAACATGTTCGGCGACATCCTCTCCGACATGACGGCCGGCCTGATCGGCGGCATGGGCATGGCGCCGTCGGCCGATATCGGCGATCGCCACGCCGTATTCCAGCCCTGCCATGGCACTGCACCCGACATCATGGGGCAGGGCAAGGCCAACCCGACGGCGATGATTCTCTCCGCCGCGATGATGCTGGACTGGCTTGCCGACAAGCATGGTGTCGAGAGCGCCACCGAGGCCGCTGAGCGCATCGAGCGCGCCGTCGACAAAGCCTATGCCGACGGCATCAAGCCGATGGAGTTCGGCGGCAGCAACGGCACCGCTGACGTCACGAAGGCGGTGCTGGCGGCGCTGTAG